A single region of the Anguilla rostrata isolate EN2019 chromosome 11, ASM1855537v3, whole genome shotgun sequence genome encodes:
- the LOC135233960 gene encoding guanylin-like gives MKTVLSITFLALAVSLLCDAVQVKEREFTFSLESVRQLKDLMDSDLAGKESPRLAKTSTAIVCNDPDLPEEFLPLCQSEGAGMSLARLAFIGNNYDECEICMFAACTGC, from the exons ATGAAGACCGTGCTCAGCATCACTTTCCTCGCCCTGGCTGTGAGCCTGCTCTGCGATGCCGTCCAGGTCAAA GAAAGAGAGTTCACATTCTCACTTGAGTCTGTGAGACAGCTTAAGGACCTGATGGACAGCGACCTGGCGGGAAAGGAGAGCCCTCGCCTGGCCAAGACCAGTACTGCAATCGTGTGCAATGACCCTGACTTACCTGAGGAGTTCCTGCCCTTGTGTCAGAGCGAAGGAGCTGGCATGTCCCTCGCCAGGCTGG catttatTGGCAACAACTACGATGAATGTGAGATCTGCATGTTTGCTGCCTGCACCGGTTGCTAA
- the lactbl1a gene encoding putative beta-lactamase-like 1 isoform X2: protein MKVKWTQLGLVFFLLLSLVMTGCFLWQYQIPKLQPDENVDKDSNTEKMCPHFPEPTPLEHPIHHLRAALEKVDVLLRSSVHETSLPALSAIVIYNDSVLWTGNFGKRNRSDPRSGPPNEYTIYRIASVSKLFPTLMLYKLWEEGKVGSLDDPLEKYVDNFTIKNPLGRLRDSELKHVTDGLIFLDSGEVPIRSSSVTLRRMASQLSGLPRRLRATNLLWKGKTQAALNLLQDDVLVADPGTKCHYSNLAFSLMAHVLGERVLGLDYQRWVSDNILERLGMEDTGFDITPGIQSQMAVGVYTSGQPAPLYDLGWYRPSGQMYSTTADMAKLAMMLLGAHRRKLLEPDTLKVMLTPLFRCDKSYFANRTGTPWEVNEQLGYEVVRKDGDLDGYSASFSLVPRMKLGLVLLMAGTKPQDQDVVAQAYAHLIPAMETAFREARRVLAAPPSAAPYVGFFTYSNITFYEIRAGPDGVLTMQQFGPHIENLIPEQYRTIKLNFLEDRVFRVVFETEYPCVLTVNSVSVSLEAQDRQLFNFYIFDKKGVSPGFDAPGLNTYNVVRIPQKPSFSS from the exons ATGAAGGTGAAGTGGACCCAGCTGGGCTTGGTCTTCTTCCTGCTTCTCTCCCTCGTCATGACGGGCTGCTTCCTGTGGCAGTACCAGATACCCAAGCTACAGCCAG ATGAAAATGTGGATAAAGATTCCAACACCGAAAAGATGTGCCCCCATTTCCCTGAACCCACACCCCTGGAGCACCCCATCCATCACCTGAGAGCAGCATTAGAGAAG GTGGATGTCCTCCTGCGATCCAGTGTGCACGAAACCAGCCTCCCTGCTTTGTCCGCCATCGTTATCTACAACGACTCGGTGCTGTGGACCGGAAACTTCGGCAAACGGAACAGGAGTGACCCCCGCTCAGGCCCGCCTAACGAGTACACAATATACAG GATTGCCAGCGTCTCTAAGCTCTTCCCCACGCTGATGCTGTACAAGCTGTGGGAGGAAGGGAAGGTGGGGTCCCTGGACGACCCGCTGGAGAAGTACGTGGACAACTTCACCATAAAGAACCCTCTGGGGAGGCTCCGGGACTCGGAGCTCAAGCACGTGACCGACGGCCTGATCTTCCTGGACAGCGGGGAGGTGCCCATCCGCTCCTCTTCCGTCACCCTGCGGAGGATGGCCAGCCAACTGTCCG GTTTACCCAGAAGGCTTAGGGCCACTAACCTACTCTGGAAAGGAAAGACACAGGCAGCTCTCAACCTCCTTCAAGACGACGTCCTGGTGGCCGACCCAGGCACCAA gtgcCACTACAGTAACCTGGCCTTCTCCCTGATGGCACATGTGCTGGGAGAGAGGGTGCTAGGACTGGACTACCAGCGCTGGGTCTCCGACAACATCCTGGAGCGGCTGGGGATGGAGGACACGGGCTTCGACATCACGCCCGGGATCCAGAGCCAGATGGCGGTGGGCGTGTACACCAGCGGGCAGCCGGCGCCGCTCTACGACCTGGGCTGGTACCGGCCCTCGGGGCAGATGTACTCCACCACGGCCGACATGGCCAAGCTGGCCATGATGCTGCTGGGGGCCCACAGGCGCAAGCTGCTGGAGCCCGACACCCTCAAGGTGATGCTGACGCCCCTCTTCCGCTGCGACAAGAGCTACTTCGCCAACCGCACGGGCACCCCCTGGGAGGTCAACGAGCAGCTGGGGTACGAGGTGGTGCGCAAGGACGGCGACCTGGACGGCTACTCGGCCTCCTTCTCCCTGGTGCCCCGCATGAAGCTGGGCCTGGTGCTGCTGATGGCGGGCACCAAGCCCCAGGACCAGGACGTGGTGGCCCAAGCCTACGCCCACCTCATCCCAGCCATGGAGACCGCCTTCAGGGAGGCCCGTCGCGTCCTGGCGGCCCCGCCCAGCGCCGCGCCCTACGTGGGGTTCTTCACCTACAGCAACATCACCTTCTACGAGATCCGGGCGGGGCCGGACGGGGTGCTGACCATGCAGCAGTTCGGGCCCCACATCGAGAACCTGATCCCGGAGCAGTACAGGACCATAAAGCTCAACTTCCTGGAGGACCGGGTCTTCAGGGTGGTGTTTGAGACGGAGTACCCCTGCGTCTTAACCGTCAACTCCGTCTCCGTTTCCCTGGAGGCCCAGGACAGACAGCTCTTCAATTTTTACATCTTCGATAAGAAGGGCGTGTCCCCTGGCTTCGACGCACCCGGTCTTAACACGTACAATGTGGTCCGGATACCCCAGAAGCCCTCCTTCTCCAGCTGA
- the lactbl1a gene encoding putative beta-lactamase-like 1 isoform X1 produces MGKGGSKVLRETSTDSVEQQPVPAVVAGLTKPGQMKVKWTQLGLVFFLLLSLVMTGCFLWQYQIPKLQPDENVDKDSNTEKMCPHFPEPTPLEHPIHHLRAALEKVDVLLRSSVHETSLPALSAIVIYNDSVLWTGNFGKRNRSDPRSGPPNEYTIYRIASVSKLFPTLMLYKLWEEGKVGSLDDPLEKYVDNFTIKNPLGRLRDSELKHVTDGLIFLDSGEVPIRSSSVTLRRMASQLSGLPRRLRATNLLWKGKTQAALNLLQDDVLVADPGTKCHYSNLAFSLMAHVLGERVLGLDYQRWVSDNILERLGMEDTGFDITPGIQSQMAVGVYTSGQPAPLYDLGWYRPSGQMYSTTADMAKLAMMLLGAHRRKLLEPDTLKVMLTPLFRCDKSYFANRTGTPWEVNEQLGYEVVRKDGDLDGYSASFSLVPRMKLGLVLLMAGTKPQDQDVVAQAYAHLIPAMETAFREARRVLAAPPSAAPYVGFFTYSNITFYEIRAGPDGVLTMQQFGPHIENLIPEQYRTIKLNFLEDRVFRVVFETEYPCVLTVNSVSVSLEAQDRQLFNFYIFDKKGVSPGFDAPGLNTYNVVRIPQKPSFSS; encoded by the exons CCTGTCCCAGCCGTGGTGGCTGGCCTAACCAAGCCGGGGCAGATGAAGGTGAAGTGGACCCAGCTGGGCTTGGTCTTCTTCCTGCTTCTCTCCCTCGTCATGACGGGCTGCTTCCTGTGGCAGTACCAGATACCCAAGCTACAGCCAG ATGAAAATGTGGATAAAGATTCCAACACCGAAAAGATGTGCCCCCATTTCCCTGAACCCACACCCCTGGAGCACCCCATCCATCACCTGAGAGCAGCATTAGAGAAG GTGGATGTCCTCCTGCGATCCAGTGTGCACGAAACCAGCCTCCCTGCTTTGTCCGCCATCGTTATCTACAACGACTCGGTGCTGTGGACCGGAAACTTCGGCAAACGGAACAGGAGTGACCCCCGCTCAGGCCCGCCTAACGAGTACACAATATACAG GATTGCCAGCGTCTCTAAGCTCTTCCCCACGCTGATGCTGTACAAGCTGTGGGAGGAAGGGAAGGTGGGGTCCCTGGACGACCCGCTGGAGAAGTACGTGGACAACTTCACCATAAAGAACCCTCTGGGGAGGCTCCGGGACTCGGAGCTCAAGCACGTGACCGACGGCCTGATCTTCCTGGACAGCGGGGAGGTGCCCATCCGCTCCTCTTCCGTCACCCTGCGGAGGATGGCCAGCCAACTGTCCG GTTTACCCAGAAGGCTTAGGGCCACTAACCTACTCTGGAAAGGAAAGACACAGGCAGCTCTCAACCTCCTTCAAGACGACGTCCTGGTGGCCGACCCAGGCACCAA gtgcCACTACAGTAACCTGGCCTTCTCCCTGATGGCACATGTGCTGGGAGAGAGGGTGCTAGGACTGGACTACCAGCGCTGGGTCTCCGACAACATCCTGGAGCGGCTGGGGATGGAGGACACGGGCTTCGACATCACGCCCGGGATCCAGAGCCAGATGGCGGTGGGCGTGTACACCAGCGGGCAGCCGGCGCCGCTCTACGACCTGGGCTGGTACCGGCCCTCGGGGCAGATGTACTCCACCACGGCCGACATGGCCAAGCTGGCCATGATGCTGCTGGGGGCCCACAGGCGCAAGCTGCTGGAGCCCGACACCCTCAAGGTGATGCTGACGCCCCTCTTCCGCTGCGACAAGAGCTACTTCGCCAACCGCACGGGCACCCCCTGGGAGGTCAACGAGCAGCTGGGGTACGAGGTGGTGCGCAAGGACGGCGACCTGGACGGCTACTCGGCCTCCTTCTCCCTGGTGCCCCGCATGAAGCTGGGCCTGGTGCTGCTGATGGCGGGCACCAAGCCCCAGGACCAGGACGTGGTGGCCCAAGCCTACGCCCACCTCATCCCAGCCATGGAGACCGCCTTCAGGGAGGCCCGTCGCGTCCTGGCGGCCCCGCCCAGCGCCGCGCCCTACGTGGGGTTCTTCACCTACAGCAACATCACCTTCTACGAGATCCGGGCGGGGCCGGACGGGGTGCTGACCATGCAGCAGTTCGGGCCCCACATCGAGAACCTGATCCCGGAGCAGTACAGGACCATAAAGCTCAACTTCCTGGAGGACCGGGTCTTCAGGGTGGTGTTTGAGACGGAGTACCCCTGCGTCTTAACCGTCAACTCCGTCTCCGTTTCCCTGGAGGCCCAGGACAGACAGCTCTTCAATTTTTACATCTTCGATAAGAAGGGCGTGTCCCCTGGCTTCGACGCACCCGGTCTTAACACGTACAATGTGGTCCGGATACCCCAGAAGCCCTCCTTCTCCAGCTGA